Proteins from one Pleurocapsa minor HA4230-MV1 genomic window:
- a CDS encoding histidinol-phosphate transaminase: MSPKGFLKDTAPHIAPRHDRHSFIRSDLAQLAAYTPHPGGESTAIVDHLDTNESPLDLPAEIKSKLAWTYQQEIEANRYPDGSHHELKSLIADYVVESAKLSDLDLTSANISVGNGSDELIRSLLIATCLGGEGSILVSTPTFSMYGILARTLGIPVITVSRQEDFSLDCNLAQLAIAETQEPPIRVVFMVHPNSPTGNALTNQELEWLKSLPENILVVIDEAYFEFSQTSAVSELAQRSNWIVLRTFSKAFRLAAHRVGYAIANPDLISVLEKVRLPYNLPSFSQVAAKVALQQRELLLPLVEQTIVERERVYGILQANDSFQVWQSQANFLYLRLQDTSQQEQILANITQKLKAAGTLIRHTGGGLRITIGTATENDRTLQRLTEIVNLELRT; encoded by the coding sequence ATGAGCCCTAAAGGATTCCTAAAGGATACCGCTCCGCATATAGCTCCGCGTCACGATCGCCATTCTTTTATCCGTTCCGATCTAGCCCAGCTGGCAGCCTATACACCTCATCCAGGGGGTGAAAGTACTGCTATTGTCGATCATTTAGACACCAACGAAAGCCCCTTAGATCTACCCGCAGAAATCAAGTCTAAACTAGCATGGACATATCAGCAGGAAATTGAGGCTAATCGCTATCCTGATGGTAGTCATCATGAATTAAAGAGTTTAATTGCCGATTACGTTGTCGAGTCGGCTAAGTTAAGTGATTTAGATTTAACTAGCGCCAATATTTCGGTGGGGAATGGCTCAGATGAGCTGATTCGCTCCTTGCTGATTGCTACTTGTCTTGGGGGGGAAGGTTCGATCTTAGTATCTACCCCAACTTTTTCGATGTATGGCATCCTCGCCAGGACTTTGGGCATTCCTGTAATCACGGTTTCAAGACAAGAAGATTTTAGCTTAGATTGCAATCTGGCTCAATTAGCGATCGCCGAAACTCAAGAACCCCCTATACGGGTAGTATTTATGGTACATCCCAATTCTCCTACGGGAAATGCCCTGACAAATCAGGAGCTAGAATGGTTAAAAAGCCTGCCTGAGAATATTTTAGTTGTAATTGATGAGGCGTACTTTGAGTTTAGCCAAACCTCGGCGGTTAGTGAGTTAGCCCAACGTAGTAACTGGATTGTCCTGCGTACCTTTTCCAAAGCCTTTCGTTTAGCAGCTCATCGTGTAGGATATGCGATCGCTAATCCCGATTTAATCAGTGTCTTAGAAAAAGTTCGTTTACCTTATAATCTTCCTAGCTTTTCTCAAGTAGCAGCCAAGGTAGCTCTCCAGCAACGCGAGCTATTACTACCCTTAGTTGAGCAAACTATTGTCGAAAGAGAAAGAGTCTATGGAATTTTGCAAGCAAACGATAGCTTTCAAGTATGGCAGAGTCAGGCTAATTTTCTGTATTTGCGCTTACAAGATACTAGTCAACAGGAGCAGATTTTAGCCAATATTACCCAAAAGCTCAAAGCAGCAGGAACTCTAATTCGTCATACGGGGGGTGGTTTACGCATCACCATTGGTACTGCCACAGAAAACGATCGCACTCTCCAAAGGCTAACTGAAATAGTGAACCTAGAGCTTAGAACTTAG
- a CDS encoding NblA/ycf18 family protein, producing MNLESNQLSLEQEFMHQVFTTKIKNLSSEETKELLIKFHKQMLFKDNFYRQRSHKSKKIIQRNIG from the coding sequence ATGAATCTTGAGTCTAACCAATTATCTCTGGAGCAAGAATTTATGCACCAGGTATTTACGACAAAAATAAAAAATTTATCTTCTGAGGAAACTAAAGAATTATTAATTAAATTTCATAAGCAAATGTTATTTAAAGATAACTTTTATCGTCAGCGATCGCATAAAAGCAAAAAAATTATCCAGCGAAATATTGGCTAA
- a CDS encoding tetratricopeptide repeat protein yields MQSDRNQQPQLTTVSLTTEQRLKNCVKAKANQGDYVVAIALLDRLIALRPNHAVNYNNRGLMYFRNNQIIEALCDLSLALEINPHLDSAYNNRANCHAAQGDLPEAIADYDLALDLNPGNIRAWINQGIAFRELELYELGLENFDIALLIGDALEDRIYAERGRTYHLRGDWNCAISDYQTALNILTNKPDEVNYFYRVQSWFNELLSPLMISHY; encoded by the coding sequence ATGCAGAGCGATCGCAATCAACAACCTCAATTAACAACAGTCAGTTTAACCACCGAACAGCGGCTCAAAAACTGTGTTAAGGCTAAAGCAAATCAAGGGGATTATGTTGTGGCGATCGCCCTGCTCGATCGGCTAATTGCTTTGCGCCCCAATCATGCCGTTAACTACAATAATCGAGGGCTGATGTATTTTCGCAATAATCAAATTATTGAAGCGCTTTGCGATCTGTCTTTGGCGTTAGAAATCAATCCTCATTTAGATAGTGCCTACAACAACCGAGCCAATTGCCATGCTGCCCAAGGAGATCTCCCAGAGGCGATCGCCGATTATGATTTAGCTTTAGATCTTAATCCTGGTAATATTCGCGCTTGGATTAATCAGGGTATTGCTTTTCGTGAATTAGAACTGTACGAACTAGGGCTAGAAAACTTCGATATTGCCCTCTTGATCGGTGATGCTCTAGAAGATAGAATTTATGCCGAAAGAGGCAGAACCTATCACTTGAGAGGCGATTGGAATTGCGCCATCTCAGATTACCAAACAGCACTTAATATTTTGACCAATAAACCCGATGAGGTTAATTATTTTTACAGGGTACAAAGTTGGTTCAATGAATTACTTAGTCCTTTAATGATTAGTCATTACTAA